One part of the Saprospiraceae bacterium genome encodes these proteins:
- a CDS encoding GMC family oxidoreductase N-terminal domain-containing protein, whose protein sequence is MSDTYDYIIVGAGSAGCVIANKLSENPATKVLLIEAGGTDKNILVQAPAAFSQMFKTKRDWCFETDLQAHLNQQKMYFPRGKMIGGCSSINAMIFTRPHKSDIESWTAFGIHNWSWEACLKSMIRVEEQMGFFHNNQDAYNSEHYHIHPLTQRFLSACSLYGLETRKTNSSIEPGAKVFLRNIKNGKRFSAADAYLHLIASRKNLVVSKNSQVLKVDIENKTAIGVEILRNNKKEYIQCKKEVILSAGAIQSPQLLMLSGIGNVEELDAQGIKIQCNLSNVGKHLKDHLICGMAYRLKKGITSLDSLNTLVPGIQAAFQFLINAKGPLTSNIAEAGAFLNFKNTEIRPDLQFHFGPVFFIQHGFIKPKPHGISFGPTLLHPQSTGSVSLKSSNPLEAPKIQPNYYSSTDDLNLMVEGLKITEKISSQSPLSEVIETLEFPAEKPKTNSDYINHLRAYSQTLYHPTGTCRMSANKDGVVDGQLKVKGIHGLRVCDASIIPGTISSNIQGTVMMIADHFATNIL, encoded by the coding sequence ATGTCGGATACGTATGATTATATAATTGTTGGAGCTGGGTCTGCCGGCTGTGTAATTGCAAACAAATTGAGTGAAAACCCTGCCACAAAGGTATTGTTAATAGAAGCTGGAGGTACAGATAAAAATATATTGGTACAAGCACCCGCTGCTTTTTCTCAAATGTTTAAAACGAAAAGAGATTGGTGTTTTGAAACAGATCTTCAAGCCCACTTGAATCAACAAAAAATGTATTTTCCAAGAGGTAAAATGATCGGTGGCTGCAGCAGTATCAATGCTATGATTTTTACAAGACCTCACAAGTCAGATATTGAATCCTGGACTGCTTTTGGCATTCATAATTGGTCCTGGGAAGCATGTTTAAAATCCATGATTCGGGTAGAGGAACAAATGGGTTTTTTTCACAACAACCAGGATGCATATAATTCGGAGCATTATCATATACATCCATTGACACAAAGATTTTTAAGTGCATGTTCGTTATATGGTTTGGAAACGAGAAAAACAAATTCTTCCATTGAACCTGGTGCAAAGGTTTTTTTACGCAATATTAAAAATGGAAAGCGATTTAGTGCTGCCGATGCATATTTACATTTGATTGCATCTCGTAAAAATTTAGTAGTTAGCAAGAATAGTCAGGTTCTTAAAGTTGATATCGAAAACAAAACTGCAATTGGAGTTGAAATCCTTAGAAATAACAAAAAGGAATATATTCAATGTAAAAAGGAAGTAATACTTAGCGCGGGAGCAATTCAAAGTCCGCAATTATTAATGCTATCAGGAATTGGCAATGTTGAAGAATTAGATGCGCAGGGTATAAAAATTCAATGTAATCTTTCAAATGTTGGTAAGCATTTAAAAGATCACCTAATTTGTGGAATGGCGTATCGATTAAAAAAGGGAATTACTTCTTTGGATTCATTAAATACATTGGTTCCAGGAATTCAGGCAGCATTTCAATTTTTAATAAACGCAAAAGGTCCGTTAACGAGTAATATCGCAGAAGCAGGCGCATTTTTAAATTTCAAGAATACCGAAATTCGTCCGGATTTGCAATTTCATTTCGGGCCTGTATTTTTTATTCAGCATGGATTTATTAAACCTAAACCGCATGGTATTAGTTTTGGTCCAACATTGCTTCATCCTCAGAGTACAGGTTCTGTTTCTTTAAAAAGTTCAAACCCTTTAGAAGCACCAAAGATTCAACCGAATTATTATTCTTCCACAGATGATTTAAATTTAATGGTGGAAGGATTAAAAATAACCGAAAAAATCAGTTCCCAATCACCACTTTCAGAAGTAATTGAAACCTTGGAATTTCCGGCTGAAAAGCCAAAAACAAATTCAGATTACATAAACCACTTACGAGCGTATAGTCAAACATTATATCACCCAACCGGGACCTGTAGAATGAGTGCAAATAAAGATGGTGTTGTGGATGGTCAATTAAAAGTTAAAGGAATTCATGGTTTACGTGTTTGCGATGCATCGATCATTCCAGGTACGATTAGCAGCAACATACAAGGGACGGTGATGATGATCGCTGATCATTTTGCAACCAATATATTGTAG
- a CDS encoding tetratricopeptide repeat protein: MSETVFDFKRDVVDISFEKPVLIDFWASWCGPCKILGPILEALEVESNESWNLVKINTEEEQEIAAYFRIQSIPSCKLIYEGKIAGEFTGVQSKEFVRKWLDDLFIQLEIPQVVEAQVDDFDELLAGSLVFPDPKLVEQLQLFCSGNPDHMEAILTLAKHEVFFNSEIAIARLIPFKEQKLVGEQLEDMQVIAEWLSQDFTEKETAAKQLEVAKKHILNSEIEKCIICLIDAVHANVKFKNELARKVGIALFHFLGNQHTVTKDYRKLFDMAIY; this comes from the coding sequence ATGAGTGAAACTGTTTTTGATTTTAAAAGAGATGTTGTTGATATTAGTTTTGAAAAGCCAGTATTGATTGACTTTTGGGCATCTTGGTGCGGTCCATGTAAAATTTTAGGACCCATATTGGAAGCCTTAGAAGTGGAAAGCAATGAAAGCTGGAATCTGGTTAAAATTAATACAGAAGAAGAGCAGGAAATTGCCGCTTATTTTAGAATTCAAAGTATTCCAAGTTGTAAATTAATTTATGAAGGAAAGATCGCTGGAGAGTTTACAGGAGTTCAATCAAAAGAGTTTGTCAGAAAATGGCTGGATGATCTCTTTATACAATTGGAAATTCCTCAAGTTGTAGAGGCTCAGGTGGATGATTTTGATGAATTATTAGCTGGAAGCTTAGTATTTCCTGATCCTAAATTAGTGGAACAATTACAATTATTTTGTTCGGGTAACCCGGATCATATGGAAGCTATTTTGACTTTGGCTAAGCACGAAGTATTTTTTAATTCGGAAATAGCGATTGCAAGATTAATACCGTTCAAAGAACAAAAATTAGTGGGCGAGCAACTGGAGGATATGCAGGTTATTGCGGAATGGTTAAGTCAAGATTTTACAGAAAAAGAAACGGCTGCAAAACAATTGGAAGTAGCAAAAAAACATATCTTGAATTCAGAAATTGAAAAATGCATTATTTGTCTAATCGATGCAGTACATGCGAATGTTAAATTTAAAAATGAACTAGCTCGAAAAGTAGGTATTGCACTTTTTCATTTCTTAGGAAATCAGCATACGGTTACAAAGGATTACCGAAAACTTTTTGATATGGCCATTTATTGA